One Tomitella gaofuii DNA segment encodes these proteins:
- the hisH gene encoding imidazole glycerol phosphate synthase subunit HisH, with protein sequence MTAKTVTLLDYGSGNLHSAERALVRAGARVTVTADPDAALAADGLVVPGVGAFAACMAGFRAIRGERIVGKRLAGGRPVLGICVGMQIMFERGVEFGIETEGCGEWAGTVDGLQAPVLPHMGWNTVRAPEGSRLFRGLDEGTRFYFVHSYAARTWDMPESDVLSPPLVTWAEHGEPFVAAVENGPLCATQFHPEKSGDAGAHLLRNWIDGL encoded by the coding sequence ATGACCGCGAAGACCGTCACCCTGCTCGACTACGGTTCCGGCAACCTGCATTCGGCCGAACGCGCTCTCGTGCGTGCCGGCGCCCGGGTGACCGTCACGGCCGACCCTGACGCGGCGCTGGCCGCGGACGGCCTCGTCGTGCCCGGGGTGGGCGCGTTCGCCGCGTGCATGGCGGGGTTCCGTGCGATCCGCGGCGAGCGGATCGTCGGCAAGCGCCTCGCCGGCGGCCGGCCCGTGCTGGGCATCTGCGTGGGCATGCAGATAATGTTCGAGCGGGGCGTGGAGTTCGGCATCGAGACCGAGGGCTGTGGAGAGTGGGCGGGCACCGTCGACGGCCTGCAGGCCCCGGTCCTGCCGCACATGGGCTGGAACACCGTGCGTGCGCCCGAGGGGTCGCGGCTGTTCCGCGGGCTGGACGAGGGCACCCGGTTCTATTTCGTGCACTCCTACGCGGCGCGCACCTGGGACATGCCCGAGTCCGACGTGCTCTCCCCGCCCCTGGTCACGTGGGCGGAGCACGGCGAGCCGTTCGTCGCCGCCGTGGAGAACGGGCCGCTGTGCGCCACGCAGTTCCACCCGGAGAAATCGGGCGACGCGGGCGCGCACCTGCTGCGCAATTGGATCGACGGACTCTGA
- a CDS encoding histidinol-phosphate transaminase has translation MTSPKPAGRAPGAALRLESLPIRDDLRGASPYGAPQLDVPYRLNTNENPHPPSPALVAEVTEAVRAAAADLNRYPDRDAVALRTDLAAYLSRQTGVPLATENLWAANGSNEVLQQLLQVFGGPGRTALGFVPSYSMHPILVSGMQTRWLPTPRRDDFTVDADRAAAVIAEQRPDVVFVTSPNNPTGHSIGLDDLRTILDASPGIVIVDEAYAEFSAAPSAVSLIDEYPSRVVVSRTMSKAFAFAGGRLGYLAAAPAVVEALLLVRLPYHLSVLTQVAARAALRHAEETLGSVAALVSERERVCEALAGYGYEVVPSDANFVLFGRFADANAGWRMFLDRGVLVRDVGIDAHLRTTIGLPSENDAFLAAAREIAATALDGPPPPADGDMPGVEAEGMDRDGRRDRDMNRDRG, from the coding sequence GCCCTATGGCGCCCCGCAGCTGGACGTGCCCTACCGACTCAACACCAACGAGAACCCGCACCCGCCGAGCCCCGCGCTGGTGGCCGAGGTGACGGAAGCGGTGCGCGCCGCCGCCGCGGACCTCAACCGCTATCCGGACCGCGACGCCGTAGCGCTGCGCACGGACCTCGCCGCCTATCTGAGCCGCCAGACGGGAGTGCCGCTTGCGACGGAGAACCTCTGGGCCGCGAACGGTTCCAACGAGGTGCTGCAGCAGCTCCTGCAGGTGTTCGGCGGGCCGGGGCGCACGGCGCTCGGCTTCGTGCCGTCGTACTCGATGCACCCGATCCTGGTGTCCGGCATGCAGACCCGCTGGCTGCCGACTCCGCGCCGCGACGACTTCACCGTCGACGCCGACCGTGCCGCCGCGGTGATCGCCGAGCAGCGCCCCGACGTCGTGTTCGTCACCAGCCCCAACAACCCGACGGGGCACAGCATCGGGCTGGACGATCTGCGCACCATCCTCGACGCGTCGCCCGGCATCGTCATCGTCGACGAGGCGTACGCCGAGTTCTCGGCCGCCCCCAGCGCGGTGTCGCTCATCGACGAGTACCCGTCGCGCGTCGTCGTCTCGCGCACCATGAGCAAGGCGTTCGCGTTCGCGGGCGGCCGGCTGGGCTATCTGGCAGCGGCGCCGGCCGTGGTCGAGGCGCTGCTGCTGGTGCGATTGCCGTACCACCTGTCGGTGCTCACGCAGGTGGCGGCGCGGGCGGCGCTGCGGCACGCCGAGGAGACGCTGGGCAGCGTGGCGGCTCTGGTGTCCGAGCGCGAGCGCGTGTGCGAGGCTCTGGCAGGCTACGGGTACGAGGTGGTGCCCAGCGACGCGAACTTCGTGCTGTTCGGGCGCTTCGCCGACGCGAACGCCGGCTGGCGGATGTTTCTCGACCGCGGGGTGCTGGTGCGGGACGTGGGCATCGATGCCCACCTGCGCACGACCATCGGGTTGCCGTCGGAGAACGACGCGTTCCTCGCGGCGGCGCGCGAGATCGCCGCGACGGCCCTCGACGGCCCGCCGCCACCGGCGGACGGGGACATGCCCGGCGTCGAGGCCGAGGGCATGGATAGGGACGGGCGGAGAGACAGGGACATGAACAGGGACAGGGGATGA
- the hisB gene encoding imidazoleglycerol-phosphate dehydratase HisB, with protein sequence MTGRTARVERVTSESSITVGLGLDGTGVVDVSTGVPFFDHMLTAFGVHGSFDLTVHAQGDVEIDAHHTVEDTAIVLGQALLQALGDKKGIRRFGDCFIPMDETLAHAAVDVSGRPYCVHTGEPEQLTHSVIGGYPGVPYYTVINRHVFETLASNARIALHVRTLYGRDPHHITEAQYKAVARALRAAVEPDPRVRGVPSTKGAL encoded by the coding sequence GTGACCGGACGCACGGCGCGCGTCGAGCGCGTCACCAGCGAATCGTCCATCACGGTGGGACTGGGCCTCGACGGCACCGGCGTCGTCGACGTCTCCACCGGCGTGCCGTTCTTCGACCACATGCTCACCGCGTTCGGCGTGCACGGCAGCTTCGACCTGACGGTGCACGCGCAGGGCGACGTGGAGATCGACGCCCATCACACCGTGGAGGACACGGCCATCGTTCTGGGCCAGGCGTTGCTGCAGGCGCTGGGAGACAAGAAGGGCATCCGGCGGTTCGGCGACTGCTTCATCCCCATGGACGAGACGCTCGCGCACGCCGCCGTGGACGTGTCCGGCCGGCCGTACTGCGTGCACACGGGCGAGCCGGAGCAGCTCACGCACAGCGTGATCGGCGGGTACCCGGGCGTGCCGTACTACACGGTGATCAACCGGCACGTCTTCGAGACGCTCGCGTCGAACGCGCGGATCGCGCTGCACGTGCGCACCCTGTACGGGCGCGACCCCCACCACATCACCGAGGCCCAATACAAGGCGGTGGCACGTGCGCTGCGGGCCGCCGTCGAGCCCGACCCGCGCGTGCGCGGCGTGCCGTCCACCAAGGGAGCCCTGTGA